One Bacillus amyloliquefaciens DSM 7 = ATCC 23350 DNA window includes the following coding sequences:
- a CDS encoding PH domain-containing protein has protein sequence MMSEPKRLHPAAVILNLFHIIIETIKNIILPFFLVYIVNSNHFIRFYGGIALAVLLIWLITASVIEWRKFTYRIEDGEFRIEEGLFFTKKRYISIDRIQSMNTSAGVVQQLFKLVKLQIETAGDGKNAEAVLSAITVDEAERIRAAVFQQKAEQEEHRETAAEQEPVREDDVQSVYRLSLGELLMAASTSGGIGVIISAVFALISQIDEVFPMDWLYDRFSFLKHASISIYAVIIFVGLFIAWLLSIAGMMIKHANFKIEKKEHELVITRGIIEKHQVTMPLRKIQAIKIKENVIRQLFGYATVAIVSAGSAGNEKEGAQTILFPIIRKSRLGVMLKDFTPDYVLDENRHHLPKRSLRRYLFRSVIFSVFVIIPLCILFKPWGYASLLVLPAELVLGYASFRSASWCLNGGRLQITTRLIGKTTTIMLRRRMQMFEVSRSFLQKRRRLASVATAVKSAHHMEHVMLRDVSEEDAERIGRWYSYEKADG, from the coding sequence ATGATGTCTGAACCGAAACGTCTGCACCCGGCGGCCGTGATTTTGAACTTATTCCATATTATTATCGAAACCATTAAAAACATTATTCTTCCTTTTTTTCTCGTCTATATCGTCAATTCCAACCATTTCATCCGCTTTTATGGCGGCATTGCGCTCGCCGTTCTGCTGATCTGGCTGATTACGGCAAGTGTGATCGAGTGGAGGAAGTTCACGTATCGGATTGAAGACGGAGAATTCAGGATTGAAGAAGGCTTATTTTTTACGAAAAAAAGATACATCTCCATTGACCGGATTCAATCAATGAATACGAGTGCCGGCGTCGTTCAGCAGCTTTTTAAGCTTGTGAAGCTGCAAATTGAAACGGCCGGCGACGGGAAAAATGCCGAGGCCGTCTTATCCGCCATTACGGTGGACGAGGCGGAACGGATCAGAGCGGCTGTTTTTCAGCAAAAAGCCGAGCAAGAAGAGCACCGGGAAACTGCAGCGGAGCAGGAGCCCGTGCGTGAGGATGATGTGCAATCCGTCTACCGCCTGTCTTTAGGTGAGCTGCTCATGGCCGCCTCAACATCCGGAGGAATCGGTGTCATCATCTCAGCGGTATTCGCCCTCATTTCTCAGATTGATGAAGTATTTCCGATGGACTGGCTCTATGACAGATTTTCTTTTCTCAAGCATGCGAGCATCAGCATTTACGCCGTGATCATTTTCGTGGGTTTGTTCATCGCCTGGCTGTTAAGCATCGCCGGTATGATGATCAAGCATGCGAACTTTAAAATAGAGAAAAAGGAACATGAATTGGTCATTACCAGAGGAATTATTGAAAAGCATCAAGTGACGATGCCGCTCCGTAAAATCCAAGCCATCAAAATTAAAGAAAATGTCATCAGACAGTTATTCGGCTACGCGACGGTTGCGATTGTCAGCGCCGGCAGTGCGGGGAATGAGAAAGAAGGAGCTCAGACGATTCTGTTTCCGATCATCCGCAAATCAAGGCTCGGTGTGATGCTCAAGGATTTCACCCCGGATTACGTGCTGGACGAAAATCGGCATCATTTGCCGAAGAGATCGCTGCGCCGATATTTATTCCGCTCCGTAATCTTCTCGGTTTTCGTGATCATTCCGCTTTGTATTCTGTTTAAACCGTGGGGATATGCATCGCTTCTTGTGCTTCCCGCCGAACTGGTGCTGGGCTATGCCTCGTTTAGGAGTGCGTCATGGTGCTTAAACGGCGGCCGGCTGCAGATCACCACGAGGCTGATCGGGAAGACGACCACGATTATGCTGAGAAGAAGAATGCAGATGTTCGAAGTCAGCCGATCCTTTCTGCAAAAAAGAAGACGGCTCGCATCCGTGGCTACAGCGGTGAAATCAGCTCACCATATGGAGCATGTCATGCTGAGGGATGTCAGCGAGGAAGATGCCGAACGCATCGGGCGATGGTATTCATATGAAAAAGCGGACGGTTAA
- the cshA gene encoding degradosome RNA helicase CshA has product MTITFQDFQLSSDLMKSINRMGFEEATPIQAQTIPLGLLNKDVIGQAQTGTGKTAAFGIPLVEKMNPESPNIQAIVIAPTRELAIQVSEELYKIGQDKRAKVLPIYGGQDIGRQIRALKKNPHIIVGTPGRLLDHINRRTIRLNNVNTVVMDEADEMLNMGFIDDIESILSNVPSEHQTLLFSATMPAPIKRIAERFMTEPEHVKVKAKEMTVSNIQQFYLEVQERKKFDTLTRLLDIQSPELAIVFGRTKRRVDELAEALNLRGYAAEGIHGDLTQAKRMVALRKFKEGAIEVLVATDVAARGLDISGVTHVYNFDVPQDPESYVHRIGRTGRAGKTGMAMTFITPREKSMLRAIEQTTKRKMDRMKEPTLDEALEGQQQVTVDRLRTTISENNLNFYMTAAAELLEDHDAVTVVAAAIKMATKEPDSTPVRLTDEAPMVSKRYKNQRTSKRRDGQGGGYRGGKGKSSNRSSYDKKRSNDRRSSGDRRQKKSY; this is encoded by the coding sequence TTGACTATAACGTTTCAAGATTTCCAATTAAGTTCTGATCTCATGAAATCAATCAATCGTATGGGATTTGAAGAAGCAACACCGATTCAGGCACAAACGATTCCGCTCGGACTTTTAAATAAAGATGTCATCGGACAAGCGCAAACAGGTACAGGTAAAACAGCTGCGTTCGGTATACCCCTTGTTGAAAAAATGAACCCCGAGTCTCCTAATATTCAAGCAATCGTAATCGCGCCAACCCGTGAATTAGCCATTCAAGTATCTGAAGAGTTATATAAAATCGGACAAGATAAGCGTGCGAAAGTGCTGCCTATTTACGGCGGTCAGGATATCGGACGTCAAATCCGCGCATTGAAGAAAAACCCGCATATCATCGTAGGTACGCCGGGACGTCTTCTTGACCATATCAACCGCCGCACGATCCGTTTAAACAACGTGAACACGGTTGTCATGGATGAGGCAGATGAAATGCTGAACATGGGATTCATTGATGATATCGAATCTATTCTCTCAAACGTGCCGAGCGAGCACCAAACGCTCTTATTCTCAGCAACAATGCCTGCGCCGATCAAACGGATCGCAGAGCGTTTCATGACTGAGCCGGAGCACGTAAAAGTAAAAGCGAAAGAAATGACTGTATCAAACATCCAGCAGTTCTACTTGGAAGTGCAAGAACGCAAAAAATTCGACACGCTGACTCGTCTTCTTGACATTCAGTCTCCGGAACTTGCGATCGTATTCGGCCGTACAAAACGCCGTGTTGACGAATTAGCGGAAGCTCTGAACCTTCGCGGATATGCGGCTGAAGGAATTCACGGTGACTTAACGCAGGCGAAGCGTATGGTAGCGCTCCGCAAGTTTAAAGAAGGTGCGATCGAAGTGCTTGTAGCGACTGACGTTGCTGCCCGCGGACTTGATATCTCAGGCGTTACCCACGTGTACAACTTTGACGTGCCTCAAGATCCTGAAAGCTACGTTCACCGTATCGGAAGAACGGGCCGCGCAGGAAAAACGGGTATGGCGATGACGTTTATCACACCGCGTGAGAAAAGCATGCTTCGCGCGATTGAACAGACGACAAAACGCAAAATGGACCGCATGAAAGAGCCGACGCTTGACGAAGCATTAGAAGGACAGCAGCAGGTGACGGTTGACCGTCTGCGCACGACGATCAGCGAAAACAACCTGAACTTCTACATGACGGCAGCTGCGGAACTGTTAGAAGATCATGATGCAGTGACAGTTGTGGCTGCAGCCATTAAAATGGCGACTAAAGAGCCGGACAGCACGCCTGTACGCCTCACTGATGAAGCGCCGATGGTCAGCAAACGCTATAAAAACCAGCGTACTTCTAAGCGCAGAGACGGCCAAGGCGGCGGCTACCGCGGCGGTAAAGGGAAAAGCAGCAACCGTTCTTCCTACGATAAAAAACGTTCAAACGACCGCCGTTCTTCAGGTGACAGACGCCAGAAAAAATCATACTAA
- a CDS encoding LolA family protein — MRKSFVLLLTGLLAVLILSACGQKSQEDIVNGLDKKAKEYTSYKAKAKMTIQTGSDPQVYNVEIWHKKPSLYRVYLENPKKDQNQVILRNANGVFVLTPSLNKSFRFQSDWPNNSSQVYLFESLVKDVQSDKDAVYSAKDKKYTFETKTNYQHNKMLPTQEITFNKKDMSPSLVKVMDTDRKVMVKVEFKSFEFNKPFDKDSFDEKKNMTLSQMDVATSAKPSDSFAVKTPLQLPAGVKKLEEKDISTADGKRIVMTYGGEKSFTLIQEKAQIAKAASAVTLNGEPVNLGFTVAALSDTSLTWTYDGVDYLLSSKDLTKDEMVAAAKSMQGQSSK; from the coding sequence GTGAGAAAAAGCTTTGTTTTGCTTTTAACGGGACTGCTTGCCGTCCTTATTCTTTCGGCCTGCGGCCAAAAATCACAGGAAGATATTGTGAACGGTTTAGATAAGAAGGCGAAAGAATACACCTCGTACAAGGCGAAAGCCAAAATGACCATTCAAACGGGGAGTGATCCGCAAGTATACAATGTGGAAATCTGGCATAAAAAACCTTCCCTGTACCGGGTCTATCTGGAAAATCCGAAAAAAGACCAAAACCAAGTCATTTTACGGAACGCTAACGGAGTATTTGTCCTCACGCCGTCTTTAAATAAGAGCTTCAGATTCCAAAGCGACTGGCCGAATAACAGCAGTCAAGTATATTTGTTCGAGTCACTTGTAAAAGATGTGCAAAGTGACAAAGACGCCGTCTATTCCGCCAAGGATAAAAAGTACACTTTTGAAACGAAAACAAACTATCAGCACAACAAAATGCTGCCGACGCAAGAAATCACTTTCAACAAAAAGGACATGAGCCCGTCGCTCGTCAAAGTCATGGATACAGACCGGAAAGTGATGGTGAAAGTCGAATTCAAAAGCTTTGAATTCAACAAACCGTTTGACAAAGATTCTTTTGACGAGAAGAAAAATATGACGCTCTCCCAGATGGACGTCGCCACAAGCGCCAAGCCGTCTGATTCATTTGCGGTAAAAACTCCGCTTCAATTGCCGGCCGGCGTCAAAAAGCTTGAAGAAAAAGATATTTCAACAGCGGACGGCAAACGGATCGTCATGACATACGGCGGGGAAAAATCATTCACGCTCATTCAAGAAAAAGCCCAAATCGCAAAAGCCGCCTCTGCCGTCACGCTGAACGGCGAACCGGTTAATCTCGGCTTCACGGTCGCCGCGCTGTCTGATACGTCTTTAACGTGGACATATGACGGAGTCGATTACCTCCTGTCATCGAAGGATCTTACCAAAGATGAAATGGTGGCAGCCGCCAAAAGCATGCAGGGACAGTCATCAAAATAA
- a CDS encoding rhomboid family intramembrane serine protease yields the protein MFIRTENFQTFIRRYPAVSCILALQAFLWLFFSLPLHSVMMWSDAVTGYNYGVAEGEWWRLVTPMFLHANFTHLLFNSMSLFLFAPPLEQMLGKVRFLIVYIASGIIGNIGTYLVEPLDYVHVGASGAIFGLFGVYVFLTVFRKELIGRDQSKMIMTLLVIAVLSTFINSNINIMAHLFGLAGGFLLSFLCVQQKKRRY from the coding sequence ATGTTTATACGAACGGAAAATTTCCAGACTTTTATCAGACGTTATCCGGCCGTCAGCTGTATTTTGGCGCTGCAGGCGTTCTTGTGGCTGTTTTTCAGCCTGCCGCTTCATTCCGTCATGATGTGGTCAGATGCAGTGACCGGCTATAATTACGGCGTTGCCGAAGGAGAATGGTGGCGGCTGGTGACACCGATGTTTTTACACGCGAATTTCACCCACCTTCTGTTTAACTCCATGTCTCTCTTTTTATTCGCGCCCCCGCTTGAGCAAATGCTCGGAAAAGTCCGCTTTCTGATTGTGTACATCGCATCAGGCATCATCGGCAATATCGGCACGTATCTTGTCGAACCGCTTGATTATGTGCATGTCGGCGCATCAGGGGCGATCTTCGGACTTTTCGGCGTGTATGTGTTTCTGACTGTTTTCCGCAAGGAGCTGATCGGCCGGGACCAGTCGAAAATGATTATGACCCTGCTTGTCATTGCGGTACTGTCGACGTTTATCAATTCTAATATTAACATTATGGCGCATTTGTTCGGACTGGCAGGCGGATTTTTGCTTTCTTTTTTATGCGTGCAGCAAAAAAAGCGGCGGTATTAA
- the acpS gene encoding holo-ACP synthase has protein sequence MIFGIGIDIVELHRIENMLSRQTRFPQRILTEAEYARFTQLSDKRKIEFLAGRFAAKEAFSKAYGTGIGKELSFQDIEIGKDPAGKPVLTCAKLDGAALHVSITHTKEYAAAQVVIERLSR, from the coding sequence ATGATTTTCGGAATCGGAATCGACATCGTTGAACTGCACAGAATTGAAAACATGCTCAGCCGGCAGACGAGGTTTCCGCAAAGAATATTGACGGAGGCTGAATACGCCCGTTTTACACAGCTGTCAGACAAAAGGAAAATTGAATTTCTCGCGGGAAGGTTTGCGGCAAAAGAAGCCTTTTCGAAAGCATACGGCACAGGTATCGGCAAAGAGCTCAGTTTTCAGGATATTGAAATCGGGAAGGACCCGGCGGGAAAGCCTGTGCTGACCTGTGCCAAGCTGGACGGCGCGGCACTTCACGTCTCCATTACCCATACAAAAGAATACGCTGCGGCGCAGGTCGTGATTGAAAGGTTGTCACGCTAG
- a CDS encoding cation diffusion facilitator family transporter, producing MNDQTANLKRGEKGALLNIAAYLILAAVKLVIGLVYHSEALRADGLNNATDIVASLAVLIGLRISQRPADSDHAYGHYRAETISSLIASFIMMAVGIEVLIGGAKAVVSGTETEPSFIAAWTALGSAIVMYGMYVYNSRLADRIKSSALHAAAKDSRSDAYVSIGAFIGVVTARFHLPWIDPVIAFLIGIIICKTAWDIFKDASHSLTDGFDLKDLEPYKHTVKEIKEVSRLKVVKARYLGSTVHVEMVITVDPGLSVKEGHEVADEVEYAIKHEHDVTHVHVHVEPEVINKDRGTN from the coding sequence ATGAATGATCAAACGGCAAACTTAAAACGGGGCGAAAAAGGCGCGCTTCTCAATATCGCTGCGTACCTCATCCTTGCCGCCGTGAAACTGGTGATCGGTCTTGTTTATCATTCCGAAGCGCTCAGAGCGGACGGGTTAAATAATGCTACGGATATTGTCGCATCACTGGCTGTGCTGATCGGGCTCCGGATTTCCCAGCGCCCCGCGGACAGCGATCATGCCTACGGACATTATAGGGCTGAAACAATTTCTTCATTAATTGCGTCTTTTATTATGATGGCGGTCGGTATTGAAGTGCTGATCGGAGGAGCGAAGGCGGTCGTGAGCGGTACGGAGACCGAGCCGAGCTTCATTGCGGCTTGGACGGCGCTCGGAAGCGCGATTGTAATGTACGGCATGTATGTATACAACAGCCGTCTGGCGGATCGGATCAAAAGTTCGGCGCTTCATGCGGCGGCGAAAGACAGCCGTTCTGACGCTTATGTCAGTATTGGGGCGTTCATAGGCGTCGTAACGGCCCGGTTTCATCTGCCGTGGATTGATCCGGTCATTGCTTTTCTGATCGGGATCATCATCTGCAAGACGGCATGGGACATCTTCAAAGATGCTTCCCACTCATTGACGGACGGGTTTGACCTGAAAGATTTGGAGCCGTACAAACATACGGTGAAAGAAATAAAAGAAGTCAGCAGGCTGAAGGTTGTGAAAGCAAGGTATTTGGGGAGCACGGTTCATGTGGAAATGGTCATTACGGTAGATCCGGGACTGTCTGTGAAGGAAGGCCATGAAGTAGCCGATGAGGTCGAATATGCAATAAAACATGAACATGATGTTACTCATGTCCATGTCCATGTAGAGCCTGAAGTCATAAACAAAGATCGCGGAACGAATTAA
- a CDS encoding thioredoxin family protein, whose product MKKISTTEQFNELIQSDKEIIVKFFADWCPDCTRMNMFIGDILEEYNQNDWYELNRDELPELADKYQVMGIPSLLIFKNGEKKAHLHSANAKTPEEVTEFLSQHI is encoded by the coding sequence ATGAAAAAAATCAGTACAACAGAACAATTTAATGAACTTATTCAATCCGACAAGGAAATCATCGTGAAGTTTTTCGCTGACTGGTGCCCTGACTGCACGCGCATGAATATGTTCATCGGCGATATTTTGGAAGAATATAATCAAAATGATTGGTATGAATTGAACAGAGATGAGCTCCCTGAGCTTGCCGACAAATATCAGGTGATGGGCATTCCGAGCCTTCTGATCTTTAAAAACGGAGAAAAGAAAGCGCATCTTCACAGCGCAAACGCTAAAACTCCTGAAGAAGTCACTGAGTTTTTATCACAGCATATTTAA
- a CDS encoding UDP-N-acetylmuramoyl-tripeptide--D-alanyl-D-alanine ligase yields the protein MIKRTVKRIADMVKGTLTNPVFEQTMIEGAATDTRTLEKNQLFIPLKGEHFNGHTFVPQAFEKGVSAVLWDRSEPNPPKERAVILVDDTLEALQKLAKAYLEELGTRVIGVTGSNGKTTTKDMLHAVLGTQYRVHKTAGNFNNHIGLPLTVLAMPEDTEIAVLEMGMSARGEIDFLSRLAEPEAAVITNIGESHMQDLGSREGIAEAKLEIINGLREDGVLFYFGDEPLLREKAYTCRTTTYGEGADNDLRLKEIKQGEEGTYFTIDSIDRSFFIPVLGRHNVMNAMGAYAAGIYFGITPENAALGLSRLKVTGMRLELVKTENGISIVNDAYNASPTSMKAAIELIETMKGYRKKMLVLGDMLELGDEEKVFHEECGAAINPAEIDHVFTYGTLGAFIADGARKHFEEGRVSHYLDKKELLEAIRENAASGDLLLFKASRGMKLEETVKDLLEKN from the coding sequence TTGATAAAGCGAACTGTAAAACGAATCGCCGACATGGTCAAAGGCACACTGACAAATCCCGTATTTGAACAAACAATGATAGAGGGCGCCGCAACCGATACGCGGACTTTGGAAAAAAATCAGCTGTTCATCCCATTAAAAGGCGAGCATTTTAACGGCCACACCTTTGTGCCGCAGGCCTTCGAAAAAGGCGTTTCCGCCGTATTGTGGGACCGCTCCGAACCAAATCCGCCGAAAGAGCGTGCTGTCATCCTTGTCGATGATACGCTGGAGGCGCTGCAAAAATTGGCAAAAGCTTATTTAGAAGAGCTCGGCACACGGGTCATCGGGGTGACCGGAAGCAACGGAAAAACGACAACAAAAGACATGCTTCACGCCGTCCTCGGCACTCAATACCGCGTTCACAAAACCGCCGGCAATTTTAACAACCATATCGGCCTGCCGCTGACTGTGCTTGCCATGCCTGAGGATACGGAAATTGCCGTTTTAGAAATGGGAATGAGCGCGAGAGGCGAAATTGATTTTCTGAGCCGCCTTGCTGAACCGGAAGCGGCCGTCATTACCAATATCGGCGAATCCCACATGCAGGATTTAGGCTCAAGAGAAGGAATTGCAGAGGCAAAACTTGAAATTATAAACGGACTTCGGGAAGACGGCGTGCTGTTTTATTTCGGAGATGAGCCGCTGCTGCGCGAGAAGGCGTACACTTGCCGGACAACGACATACGGCGAAGGTGCGGACAATGATCTCCGCTTGAAAGAAATAAAGCAGGGGGAAGAAGGCACATATTTCACTATCGACAGTATTGATCGTTCTTTCTTTATTCCCGTTCTCGGCCGGCATAATGTGATGAACGCCATGGGCGCATACGCCGCCGGCATCTATTTCGGCATTACGCCGGAAAATGCAGCTCTGGGACTGAGCCGTCTGAAGGTGACGGGAATGAGATTGGAACTGGTCAAAACGGAAAACGGCATCTCAATCGTAAACGACGCCTATAATGCGAGCCCGACGTCAATGAAAGCGGCGATTGAATTAATCGAAACGATGAAAGGCTATCGGAAGAAAATGCTTGTTCTCGGTGATATGCTTGAACTCGGTGATGAAGAAAAAGTATTCCACGAAGAATGCGGGGCCGCGATCAATCCGGCGGAAATCGACCATGTGTTTACTTACGGCACTCTCGGCGCATTCATTGCTGACGGAGCACGCAAACATTTTGAAGAGGGCCGCGTCAGCCATTATCTTGATAAAAAAGAACTGCTTGAGGCTATCCGGGAAAATGCCGCTTCCGGCGATCTCCTTCTGTTTAAAGCATCAAGAGGTATGAAGCTTGAAGAAACCGTTAAAGATTTATTAGAGAAGAACTGA
- a CDS encoding PH domain-containing protein, producing the protein MRAQPKNRISPSGLKVWRLQEVILSAVCLLAVITAAVLSHFFHWPYWITGVLGIIWIIGSVISIYAIPKIRHRIWRYEVHENEIDIQSGIFIVKRVIVPMVRVQHVDTSQGPLLRKYQLASVKISTAATVHSIPALDMEEADRLRDSISRLARVTEDDV; encoded by the coding sequence TTGAGAGCACAGCCAAAAAATCGAATCAGTCCAAGCGGCTTAAAAGTCTGGCGTCTTCAGGAAGTCATCTTGTCCGCCGTTTGTCTTCTAGCGGTCATAACAGCAGCTGTTTTAAGCCATTTCTTCCATTGGCCGTATTGGATCACGGGAGTCCTCGGCATCATTTGGATTATCGGGTCAGTGATATCCATCTATGCCATACCGAAAATCAGGCACAGGATATGGCGTTATGAAGTCCATGAAAATGAAATTGATATTCAATCCGGCATTTTTATTGTCAAACGGGTCATTGTGCCGATGGTGAGGGTGCAGCACGTAGACACTTCACAAGGCCCGCTCCTCAGAAAATACCAGCTGGCCTCAGTCAAAATCTCCACGGCGGCAACCGTTCATTCCATTCCGGCGCTTGATATGGAGGAAGCTGACCGGCTGAGGGATTCCATTTCCCGTCTGGCAAGGGTGACGGAAGATGATGTCTGA
- a CDS encoding acyl-CoA dehydrogenase family protein produces the protein MSLWIQNERQREWMEKIGLLADEFQKTAALDDEEGRFPAEKIQRLRDAGYTALTVPEAFGGAGISVYDMVLFQERLARGDAAVALGIGWHLSVMGELGEENSWNEDVFSFIAEEVKKGAVLNWAATEKQTGSPTRGGRPGTSAVKKDGQWVLNGRKTFTTLSLTLDYMLVTAWIEEKQTTGVFLIHKDQAGVSVEETWDMIAMKATGSHDLLLDHVMVSDERLVELFSGPRGAKVNGWLLHIPAAYLGIAQAARDYAVRFASEYSPNSLNGPIKDVPAVQQRVGEMELELLKARQFLFTAAQMYDDPKRRPFIKSELGAAKHIVTNAALSIVDKAMRITGAKSLERNNPLQRYYRDARAGLHNPPMDDAVIGKLAAEAFEQ, from the coding sequence GTGTCTTTATGGATACAGAACGAACGGCAGAGAGAATGGATGGAAAAAATCGGCCTTCTTGCAGATGAATTTCAAAAAACAGCCGCGCTTGATGATGAAGAGGGCCGATTTCCCGCAGAGAAAATTCAAAGATTGCGGGACGCTGGTTATACGGCGCTAACGGTACCTGAGGCTTTCGGCGGAGCAGGCATCTCGGTTTACGATATGGTGCTGTTTCAGGAACGGCTGGCTAGGGGGGACGCGGCCGTTGCTCTCGGAATCGGCTGGCATTTATCCGTCATGGGAGAGCTCGGAGAAGAAAACAGCTGGAATGAAGATGTCTTTTCATTTATCGCAGAAGAAGTGAAAAAGGGAGCCGTCTTGAACTGGGCAGCGACGGAAAAGCAGACCGGCAGCCCGACGAGAGGGGGAAGACCAGGCACTTCCGCGGTGAAAAAAGACGGTCAATGGGTGCTGAACGGCCGAAAAACCTTTACAACCCTTTCACTGACTTTGGATTATATGCTGGTGACGGCATGGATTGAAGAAAAGCAAACGACCGGCGTTTTTCTCATCCATAAAGACCAGGCGGGCGTTTCGGTCGAAGAAACATGGGATATGATTGCCATGAAGGCGACCGGAAGCCATGATCTTCTTTTAGATCATGTCATGGTCAGTGACGAGCGGCTCGTGGAGCTTTTCAGCGGGCCGAGAGGGGCAAAAGTGAACGGCTGGCTGCTCCACATTCCCGCTGCTTATTTAGGCATCGCTCAAGCGGCAAGGGACTATGCCGTCCGGTTTGCATCCGAATATTCGCCGAACAGCCTGAACGGTCCGATTAAAGACGTGCCGGCCGTTCAGCAGCGTGTCGGGGAGATGGAGCTGGAATTGTTAAAAGCGAGACAGTTTCTCTTCACGGCGGCGCAAATGTATGATGACCCAAAACGCCGTCCGTTTATAAAAAGCGAGCTCGGCGCGGCAAAACACATTGTGACAAATGCCGCCCTTTCTATTGTTGATAAAGCGATGAGAATCACCGGCGCGAAAAGCCTGGAACGAAATAATCCGCTTCAGCGGTATTACCGGGATGCCCGGGCGGGACTTCACAACCCGCCGATGGACGATGCGGTCATCGGCAAATTAGCGGCGGAAGCATTTGAGCAATAA
- a CDS encoding D-alanine--D-alanine ligase has protein sequence MKTSLGLVYGGKSAEHNVSLQTALAVTKALNTDKFDIHPIYITEKGEWQRGPLLTEPVSNVKMLQLEQNGESFALSALNREMFPEASADEKAPIDVVFPLLHGPNGEDGTIQGLLELLNVPYVGNGVLASSAGMDKVIMKHLFAQAGLPQAKYAAFLKKDWKQTPDSCLQQVEEELGYPCFVKPANLGSSVGISKCRNREELEKAFELAFEYDRKIVVEEGIAGREIEIGVLGNDEPKCSAVGEIAPKTDFYDYKAKYEDGDTDLMIPAQVTDEQYAEISEMAIKAFKAIDGSGLVRADFFLTNDGQVLINEVNTMPGFTPFSMFPLLWKEAGVDYSDLIEQLVELAKERHAEKQLIKHTF, from the coding sequence TTGAAAACAAGTCTAGGATTGGTGTACGGCGGAAAGTCAGCTGAACACAATGTATCGCTTCAGACAGCACTTGCTGTAACAAAAGCGCTTAATACTGATAAGTTTGATATACATCCGATTTACATCACGGAAAAAGGAGAATGGCAAAGAGGTCCGCTTCTGACTGAACCGGTTTCCAACGTGAAAATGCTGCAGCTGGAACAAAATGGTGAAAGTTTCGCTCTTTCCGCATTGAACCGGGAAATGTTTCCTGAAGCGTCGGCTGATGAAAAGGCGCCGATTGACGTCGTATTTCCGCTTCTCCACGGACCGAACGGTGAGGACGGCACGATCCAGGGGCTCCTTGAATTGCTGAACGTTCCTTATGTCGGCAACGGAGTGCTTGCGTCATCAGCGGGCATGGATAAAGTCATCATGAAGCATTTGTTCGCTCAAGCGGGGCTTCCGCAGGCGAAGTACGCCGCTTTCTTAAAAAAGGATTGGAAACAGACTCCGGACAGCTGCTTACAGCAGGTTGAAGAGGAATTGGGGTATCCGTGCTTTGTCAAACCGGCGAACCTCGGTTCAAGTGTCGGAATCAGCAAATGCCGAAACCGTGAAGAGCTTGAAAAAGCCTTTGAACTGGCTTTTGAGTATGACCGGAAAATTGTTGTGGAAGAAGGAATCGCCGGCAGAGAAATTGAAATCGGCGTGCTCGGAAATGACGAACCGAAATGCTCCGCTGTCGGTGAAATCGCGCCAAAAACCGATTTTTACGACTACAAAGCGAAATACGAAGATGGCGACACGGATTTAATGATTCCCGCGCAAGTGACGGATGAACAATACGCGGAAATCAGCGAGATGGCGATTAAAGCCTTCAAAGCGATTGACGGCTCAGGCCTTGTCCGCGCCGATTTCTTCCTGACCAATGACGGTCAAGTGCTCATTAACGAAGTGAACACAATGCCGGGCTTTACGCCATTCAGCATGTTCCCGCTGCTATGGAAAGAAGCCGGCGTAGATTACAGTGATCTGATTGAACAGCTGGTTGAGCTGGCAAAAGAGCGCCATGCCGAGAAACAGCTGATTAAACATACATTTTAA
- the fbpB gene encoding Fur-regulated basic protein FbpB: MPKRKIKTYEQLIKENKAAIMNNQKLMNVIYDRIDRKHQKRLQHNSHT; the protein is encoded by the coding sequence ATGCCGAAACGTAAAATAAAAACTTACGAACAGCTGATAAAAGAAAACAAGGCCGCCATCATGAATAATCAAAAGCTGATGAATGTGATCTATGACAGAATTGACCGCAAGCATCAAAAACGGCTTCAGCACAACAGCCATACATAA